CTCCGCTCCGGCAGCCGTCCTGCACCATCCGATCTCCGACGAGAGGATCTGCAGCTGTGGTTCGGCCCACTCGCCGACCCGTTCGGCTGCCGGCTGCCTGTGTCCGTTCGCACGCCGCAGTTCCGCCAGGAAGGAGAGTGCGGCAGTGACCGTACGCTGCAGGTCCTGCGGTCGGTGCGGGACCAGGTGATCGGCGGGGACGCCCGCGAGCCAGCTCTGGGCCAGCATCCGGGCCGGCCCGTCGGGCCGGTAGCCGACGGGTTGTGGCAGCAACTGCCGCCAAGGTTCGAGCCGGTCGTCCGCGGCCAGCTGCCGCAGGACCTCCCACTCACGGGCGAGGCCGTCGGCCGCCCTTTCGTTCCTCGGGTGTTTGACCAGGACGGCCCACGTGCCTCGCTGCAGCCTGAACACGAGCAGGTTGGTCTGAGGGTAGGTGTTTCGCCGAACCACGGTGACTTCGCAGGGGTGCATCCCACGCACCAACCAGTGCGCCCTCAGGCCGTCGGTCAGTCCTCCGAGAACACGTGGAGAGCGGAGCGGCAGCAGCCCGAGCACAGACTCCCGCAGCGACTGGCCGCTCGGGTGACCCGTCGGATTCACGGCGTCCGCACACTGCCCGGTCGGAAGCCTCGTCATCGTCTCGGGCGGAGTCGCGAAGTTCTGGGCATGATTCATGATCAAACTTTCGGGGGCAGGGTGCCCACCGGCACGACATGCGCGTCGCGCGAACGGCGGAACCGATGGGGCCCAGACGGCGGCACTTCGGTCCGACAGCGCAACCGGGCAGCGGTTCACTTCCTGCTGTCGGCGGTCGATTCTCGAGGAAAGTCACTCAACCATGAGATTCAGGGTATATATGGTACTAATTCCTGTCTCCTCCTACATAAGTGCTGATGGGTAGCAGGAGCCGGGTAACGGTCCGTCACGCCGCGATCAGAACAGCAGGCGCATCCCC
This window of the Streptomyces sp. SLBN-118 genome carries:
- a CDS encoding phosphotransferase family protein, giving the protein MNHAQNFATPPETMTRLPTGQCADAVNPTGHPSGQSLRESVLGLLPLRSPRVLGGLTDGLRAHWLVRGMHPCEVTVVRRNTYPQTNLLVFRLQRGTWAVLVKHPRNERAADGLAREWEVLRQLAADDRLEPWRQLLPQPVGYRPDGPARMLAQSWLAGVPADHLVPHRPQDLQRTVTAALSFLAELRRANGHRQPAAERVGEWAEPQLQILSSEIGWCRTAAGAEGLEALRRRLDAGLAGAVLTQAWTHGDFHPGNVLLNEERTRVTGVYDWGSARMDGPSEIDACTFVLTVRQALSGRPLGRLVADALRGDGLAAADRALLSTAAVDPDGGDPAVLPLLTWLWHVSSNVRKAPQFGRSRWWVAHTVAPVLEEVSRWASARR